One genomic window of Streptomonospora nanhaiensis includes the following:
- a CDS encoding UTRA domain-containing protein — MNDGNGAFRYPASREHVRDSKVTHDAFDQFVVDSGREPSKRLRVERHDSVPQPIADRLGTSAAVSRRAVRAIDGRTVAIETSYYPADLAEGTPLVEEADIPAGTISVLAGLGHAQTGYQDELTAHQIGPNEAADLGVAEGTPALQTVRTVWSASRVLRVTVTVSPLGGGLVMCYETGAPAPVAFGG; from the coding sequence ATGAATGATGGCAACGGTGCCTTCCGTTACCCGGCCTCCCGCGAGCACGTGCGCGACTCCAAGGTCACCCACGACGCCTTCGACCAGTTCGTCGTCGACTCCGGACGCGAACCCAGCAAGCGGCTCCGGGTGGAGCGGCACGACTCCGTGCCCCAGCCCATCGCCGACCGCCTGGGCACCTCGGCGGCCGTGAGCCGCCGGGCCGTGCGGGCCATCGACGGCCGCACGGTCGCGATCGAGACCTCCTACTACCCGGCCGACCTCGCCGAGGGCACCCCGCTGGTGGAGGAGGCCGACATCCCCGCCGGCACCATCAGCGTCCTGGCCGGGCTCGGCCACGCCCAGACCGGCTACCAGGACGAGCTGACCGCCCACCAGATCGGCCCCAACGAGGCCGCCGACCTCGGCGTCGCCGAGGGCACGCCCGCGCTGCAGACCGTGCGCACCGTGTGGTCGGCCTCCCGCGTCCTGCGGGTGACCGTGACCGTCAGCCCGCTGGGCGGCGGCCTGGTCATGTGCTACGAGACCGGCGCCCCGGCCCCCGTGGCGTTCGGGGGCTGA
- a CDS encoding sigma 54-interacting transcriptional regulator — translation MSAATSGHTAPADLPATLGALRASGHVRRTVKQEVRDTLLRRMRAGEPRFPGIVGFDDTVLPRVERALLAGHDLVLLGERGQGKTRLIRTVSGLLDEWTPVVDGCPINDHPYDPVCTRCRALAAEHGDQLPVSWWHREERYGEKLATPDTGVGDLIGDIDPVKLAEGRSLGDPETVHYGLVPRTNRGVFCLNELPDLAARIQVALLNVLEERDIQIRGYALRLPLDVLLVASANPEDYTNRGRIITPLKDRFGAEVRTHYPPDLSDEIDLVRQEADLPSGAVVPLHLVETVARFTRLVRDSPSVDDRSGVSARFAIAGIETVAASALRRGALTGEDTPVARVCDLPSIVETLQGKVEFEVGEEGRETEVLAHLLRRATADTFRATLGGADLTGLTDLFAEGGTVETGELVSAADLLRGVGPLPGLADLIARLSPDEGTGETPGFAASAVEFALEGLYLNRRLSKDTVRDRTVYRT, via the coding sequence GTGTCTGCCGCTACTTCTGGCCACACCGCCCCCGCCGACCTCCCCGCCACCCTGGGCGCGCTGCGCGCCTCGGGGCACGTGCGCCGCACGGTCAAGCAGGAGGTCCGCGACACCCTGCTGCGCCGCATGCGCGCCGGCGAACCCCGGTTCCCCGGCATCGTCGGCTTCGACGACACCGTGCTGCCCCGGGTCGAGCGCGCGCTGCTGGCCGGCCACGACCTCGTCCTGCTCGGTGAGCGCGGGCAGGGCAAGACCCGCCTGATCCGCACCGTCTCCGGGCTGCTGGACGAGTGGACCCCCGTCGTCGACGGCTGCCCGATCAACGACCACCCCTACGACCCCGTCTGCACCCGCTGCCGCGCGCTGGCCGCCGAGCACGGCGACCAGCTCCCGGTGTCCTGGTGGCACCGGGAGGAGCGCTACGGCGAGAAGCTCGCCACGCCCGACACCGGCGTGGGCGACCTGATCGGCGACATCGACCCGGTCAAGCTCGCCGAGGGCCGCAGCCTGGGCGACCCCGAGACCGTCCACTACGGCCTGGTGCCGCGCACCAACCGCGGGGTGTTCTGCCTCAACGAACTCCCCGACCTCGCCGCCCGCATCCAGGTGGCGCTGCTCAACGTGCTGGAGGAGCGCGACATCCAGATCCGCGGCTACGCGCTGCGGCTGCCGCTGGACGTCCTGCTGGTCGCCAGCGCCAACCCCGAGGACTACACCAACCGCGGCCGCATCATCACGCCGCTCAAGGACCGCTTCGGCGCCGAGGTCCGCACCCACTACCCGCCCGACCTCTCCGACGAGATCGACCTCGTCCGCCAGGAGGCCGACCTCCCCTCCGGCGCGGTGGTGCCGCTGCACCTGGTCGAGACCGTGGCCCGGTTCACCCGCCTGGTCCGCGACTCCCCCTCGGTCGACGACCGCTCCGGGGTGTCGGCGCGGTTCGCCATCGCCGGCATCGAGACCGTCGCGGCCTCGGCACTGCGCCGCGGCGCGCTGACCGGCGAGGACACCCCGGTGGCCCGGGTCTGCGACCTCCCCTCCATCGTCGAGACCCTCCAGGGCAAGGTGGAGTTCGAGGTCGGCGAGGAGGGCCGCGAGACCGAGGTGCTGGCGCACCTGCTACGCCGCGCCACCGCCGACACCTTTCGCGCCACCCTGGGCGGGGCCGACCTCACCGGGCTCACCGACCTGTTCGCCGAGGGCGGCACCGTCGAGACCGGCGAACTCGTCAGCGCCGCCGACCTGCTGCGCGGCGTGGGGCCGCTGCCCGGCCTGGCCGACCTCATCGCCCGCCTCTCGCCCGACGAGGGCACCGGCGAGACCCCCGGGTTCGCCGCCTCGGCCGTGGAGTTCGCGCTGGAGGGCCTGTACCTCAACCGGCGGCTGTCCAAGGACACCGTGCGCGACCGCACCGTCTACCGGACCTGA
- a CDS encoding FIST signal transduction protein — protein sequence MAGFGDALATGADLVSAAERAALDALRPLDGAADLVCFFVSGADPDEVVLAGERVMALAEGAVTLGCTSTGVVGGGRGVEGQGAVSVWAARLPDVTLTPFRLDAIPEGDHLAVVGMHQPDPEDRAALLLANPYEFPAQSFVERSTDALGGLPIVGGLADGMHGEESVRLFSDGEVAESGAVGLLLGGPGVVGTVVSQGCRPIGPAMAVTKAEGNIVLELAGAPAYERLEALVNALPPEEQELAAMGLHIGIAMDEYADRHEQGDFLVRSVLGADPEAGSLSIGDMVEVGQTVRFQVRDHDSAAADLVERLRAFGEEHAGRTGGALLFSCNGRGSGMFPTADHDVRSVQQNLGIVNVGGFFAAGEIGPVSGRNHVHSFTACLLAFQG from the coding sequence GTGGCGGGGTTCGGTGACGCGCTGGCGACGGGCGCCGATCTGGTGAGCGCCGCGGAGCGCGCGGCGCTGGACGCCCTGCGGCCCCTGGACGGCGCGGCCGACCTCGTCTGCTTCTTCGTCAGCGGCGCCGACCCCGACGAGGTCGTGCTGGCCGGCGAGCGCGTCATGGCGCTGGCCGAGGGCGCGGTCACCCTGGGCTGCACCTCCACCGGCGTGGTGGGCGGCGGCCGGGGCGTCGAGGGGCAGGGCGCGGTCAGCGTGTGGGCGGCGCGGCTGCCCGACGTCACGCTCACCCCCTTCCGGCTCGACGCCATCCCCGAGGGCGACCACCTCGCGGTGGTGGGCATGCACCAGCCCGACCCCGAGGACCGCGCCGCGCTGCTGCTGGCCAACCCCTATGAGTTCCCCGCCCAGTCGTTCGTGGAGCGCTCCACCGACGCCCTCGGCGGGCTGCCGATCGTGGGCGGGCTGGCCGACGGCATGCACGGCGAGGAGTCCGTGCGGCTGTTCAGCGACGGCGAGGTCGCCGAGTCGGGCGCCGTGGGCCTGCTCCTGGGCGGGCCCGGGGTGGTGGGCACCGTGGTCAGCCAGGGCTGCCGCCCCATCGGGCCGGCCATGGCGGTCACCAAGGCCGAGGGCAACATCGTGCTGGAGCTCGCCGGCGCCCCCGCCTACGAGCGGCTTGAGGCGCTGGTCAACGCGCTGCCGCCCGAGGAGCAGGAACTCGCGGCCATGGGCCTGCACATCGGGATCGCCATGGACGAGTACGCCGACCGCCACGAGCAGGGCGACTTCCTGGTGCGCTCGGTGCTGGGCGCCGACCCCGAGGCCGGATCGCTCAGCATCGGCGACATGGTCGAGGTCGGCCAGACCGTGCGGTTCCAGGTCCGCGACCACGACTCCGCGGCCGCCGACCTGGTGGAGCGGCTGCGGGCCTTCGGCGAGGAGCACGCCGGGCGCACCGGCGGGGCGCTGCTGTTCTCGTGCAACGGGCGCGGCTCGGGCATGTTCCCCACCGCCGACCACGACGTCCGCTCGGTGCAGCAGAACCTCGGCATCGTCAACGTCGGCGGGTTCTTCGCCGCCGGCGAGATCGGCCCCGTCTCCGGCCGCAACCACGTGCACAGCTTCACCGCCTGCCTGCTGGCCTTCCAGGGCTGA